The genomic region GATGGGCAGGCGCGGGTCGAGGGACGATTGCGGGTCCTGGAACACGATCTGTACATGACGGTGACGTTCCCGGGCGCTTTCGTAGACCCAGTTCACTTCGCCGTCGCTGGGCTTGACCAGGCCCATCAGCAATTGGGCGAGGGTGCTTTTACCGCAGCCGGATTCGCCGACGATCCCCAGGGTTTCCCCTCGGCGCACCTGCAAGTCGATGCCGTTGAGGGCGTGGGCATAACCGCGCGGGCGGCCCAGCCAGTCGGTTTTCACCGGGAACTTGACCCGTACATCCCGCAGGGCCAGCAGTGAATCTTGAGGCACTGTCATTACACCGACTCCCCGGCAGTCAGCCAGCACGCGCTTTTGCGGGTGCCGACAGGGTTGATCAGGTTCAGGCGCGGGCGCTCGATGCACTGGCTCATTGCCTGGGGGCAGCGTTCGCGGAAGGTGCAGCCTGAGGGCAGGGCGGCGAGGTTGGGCACCTGGCCGGGGATGGTCAGCAGGTCGTCGCCGGGCTTTACCTGTTCCGGCAAGCCGCTGAGCAGGCCTTGGGTGTAGGGATGGCGCGGATCGCTCATCACCTGGGCGGTCGGGCCTTCTTCTACCACCGCGCCGGTGTACATCACGTAGACCCGGTCGCAGAACTGCGAGACCACGGCCATGTCGTGGGTGATCAGCAAGATCGCGGTGCCGCGCTCCCGGGCTTTTTCCCGCAGCAGCAACAGCACCTGGCGTTGCACGGTGACGTCGAGGGCGGTGGTGGGTTCGTCGGCGATCAGCAACTGCGGGTCGCAGGAAAACGCCAGGGCGATCATCACCCGCTGGCGCATGCCGCCGGACAGTTCGAAAGGGTAACTGTCGAGCACTTGCTCGGGGTCGGCGATGTGCATGTCCCGCAGCAGGGCGATGGCCTTGGCGCGGGCGGCAGCCTTGCTCAGGCGCTGGTGATGGATGATCACGTCGAGCATCTGCCGGCCAATGCGCCGGGTCGGGTTCAGCGCGGTCATCGGCTCCTGGAAGATCATCGCCGCGTCACGCCCGCGAATCTGCAACAGCTCTTTTTCGCTGGCGCCGAGCATGTCGCGGCCAAGCATCTGCAAGCTGCCGGCGGTGATCCGGTAACTGCGCTCCGGCAGCAGGCGCAGGCTGAGCATGGCGGTCACGGATTTACCGGAGCCGGACTCTCCCACCACGCCGACGACTTCGCCGGGGTTGACGTGCAACGACACGCCGTTGAGTGCCTGGACGTTGTTACGGTAAGCCGGGAATTCCAGGCTCAGGTTATCGATGGCAAGGACTGCCGGACTGGACATGGTCATTTCCCCTGTTGCCGTGGGTCGAGCAGGTCACGAACACCGTCACCCAGCAGGTTGAAACCGGTCGCGGTGACCAGGATCGCCAGCCCCGGAAAGGTCGAGTACCACCAGTTGTCGAGAATGAAATTGCGCCCGGTGGCAACCATCGCGCCCCATTCGGCGGTGGGCTGTTGCGCGCCCAGGCCGATGAAGCCCAGGGCCGAGGCCATCAGGATCGCGCTGCCGATGTCCAGGCTCAGTTGCACCAGCAACGGCGGCATGGCGTTGCGGCCCACGTGCCACGACACGATGTGCCAGCGCCCGGCGCCGAAGGTCTGGGACGCCTTGACGTAGCCCATCTGGCGAATGCTCAGGGCTTGCCCGCGGGCCAGGCGCACGTAGAACGGAATGCGCACCACGGTGATCGCCAGCATCGCGTTGAACAGGCTCGGGCCCAGGGCGGCGGCCAGCGCCATGATCAGCACCAGGGACGGCACCGACAGCATGATGTCCATCAGGCGCATGATCAGGCTGTCGAAACGCCCGCCGATGATCCCCGACAGGCAGCCCAGCAGCCCGCCCACCAGGCACGAGGAAAACGCCACGAACAAGCCGACGCCCACCGACTGGCGGCTGCCGTACAGCACCCGGCTGAACAGGTCGCGGCCGACTTCAT from Pseudomonas yamanorum harbors:
- the ddpC gene encoding D,D-dipeptide ABC transporter permease is translated as MPVPVPLEQRPTWRARMEYLGYQIRRSPLTIAGLTITLIVLICMAFAPWLASHDPNALNLAQRLAEPSAEHWFGTDEVGRDLFSRVLYGSRQSVGVGLFVAFSSCLVGGLLGCLSGIIGGRFDSLIMRLMDIMLSVPSLVLIMALAAALGPSLFNAMLAITVVRIPFYVRLARGQALSIRQMGYVKASQTFGAGRWHIVSWHVGRNAMPPLLVQLSLDIGSAILMASALGFIGLGAQQPTAEWGAMVATGRNFILDNWWYSTFPGLAILVTATGFNLLGDGVRDLLDPRQQGK
- a CDS encoding ABC transporter ATP-binding protein, which gives rise to MTMSSPAVLAIDNLSLEFPAYRNNVQALNGVSLHVNPGEVVGVVGESGSGKSVTAMLSLRLLPERSYRITAGSLQMLGRDMLGASEKELLQIRGRDAAMIFQEPMTALNPTRRIGRQMLDVIIHHQRLSKAAARAKAIALLRDMHIADPEQVLDSYPFELSGGMRQRVMIALAFSCDPQLLIADEPTTALDVTVQRQVLLLLREKARERGTAILLITHDMAVVSQFCDRVYVMYTGAVVEEGPTAQVMSDPRHPYTQGLLSGLPEQVKPGDDLLTIPGQVPNLAALPSGCTFRERCPQAMSQCIERPRLNLINPVGTRKSACWLTAGESV